AGTTAGGAATCTCCTTCGCGAGCCGGCGGGCAACCGAGTAATACGAGCGCGGATCGTCGGGCTCGACATTGGTCGGACACACGATAACTTCGGCGTCGAGGGCCTGTAACACGTCGATTTTCTCCTGGCTCTGCTTGTCCGTTGTCGTGAAGATACACCGGTAGCCCCGGGCGATGGCGACGAGGGCCAGGCCGGCGCCCGTATTGCCGCTGGTCCCTTCGATGATGGTCCCACCGGGCTTGAGGCGTCCCTCCTGTTCGGCCCGCTCGACCATGGCAATGCCGATCCGGTCCTTGACCGATGCTCCAGGGTTGAAGTACTCGAGCTTGGCGAGTACGGTGCAGGGCACGCCCTGCGCGACGCGGTTCAATTTTACCAGCGGCGTATTGCCAACCGTGCCCAGAATATTGTCGTGCCACATACTGAAACAATGCCTCAAATTGCTGGTGTGACTGGAGACTTGCACGGATGCCTCATTGCACCTCCGGTCCGTGCTCGGTTTGCGCTTTGTCGTGCCGTCGAACGTGCTGAACGCAGCTGGTGTCGTCGTTTCATCCGCGCCATTCACAGGGCGCCTCTACGGGCCGCGTCTTCCACCACATCTCCTTCGATTCGTCTGGTCATCAACCAGAATCGAGGGTAGGATGTTCTCCCCAATCGCAATTCGCCTGTCATGTCTCAATCCGCCGAATCTGCATTCCCTCTGGCCACGGAGTTGTTGGTCGCCACCTTCTCGCGAGACGCCGTCGTGCGATCTCGAAATCCCGCCTGGCTCTCGCTGTTTGGGGATGCCAGTGAAGCATGGGGACCGTTGACCTCCGACGACAGGGCGCTCGCGCGCGGCTCGCTGTCGGAAGCCGCCGCCGGCAACCTGGTGACGAACCAGGTCTTTTTTGTCCAGATGACCAGCCGGGATCAGCCGGTGCCGGTGCTGCTCCATTTTATCCCGGTGATGGCCGAAGGGCAGCCGGATGCAAAGGTGCTCGCCATCACCGTCACGGGCGAGGTGCTGGCCGAACCGGGTACGTTCATACTGAGCCAAACCCGCCGGCATCGCATGGAAAATATCGGGCGGATGACGCTCGGACTCGTCCACGAATTTAACAATGTGCTGACGGCGATCCAGGGGAATTTCGAGGTGCTCGAGCAATCCGGTCAGATGCCCGTGGACAGGCCTGAGTTATACGAGACACTCAAGACCATTCAGCGCGCCGCGAACGATGGCGCCGTGATCACCAAAAGCACCAACAGCTACATCCGGAACGAGACCGTCACGCAGACGGAGCATATCGATCTGCGAACGTTGATCCAGGAGTGTGTGTCGATGACGCGCCCCTACTGGCACAACGAGCCCCGCCGGCATGGCATCACGATCGATACCCGGTTCGATCTGGACGAAGTGCCCATGATCGAAGGCTCGACCGTAGAGTTGCGCGAGGTATTCGTCAACCTCATCATGAACGCCGTCCAGGCCATGCCTATCGGCGGTTTACTCGAGTTTCATACGCGTTTCGACCGTAAACAGGGTGTCATCGCGCGGGTCTCGGACACCGGTCACGGTATGACAGAGCAGGTGAAGCGGCGCATCTTTGAGCCGCTGTTCACTACGAAAGGCAAACAGGGCACCGGGATCGGACTGGCTATCTCGTACAGCATCATCGAAAATCACCACGCGACGATCTCGGTAGACACCGTGCTGGGCGAGGGGACGACATTTACGATCGTGTTTAAACCGGCGAAGGAGCGTGCGCAGCGGGAGACCGCTCCGGCGCCGGCGTTCACGAACAAGCTCTTCCGCATCCTCGCCGTGGACGACGAGCCGGCGGTGCGCAACATGCTCCGTAATCTCATGCGGCTCAAGGGCCACGCCATCGAGGTAGCCGGATCCGGCGACGAGGCCCTCTCTTTCCTGGATCAGCACCCGGTGGATGTCGTGATCACAGACCACGGGATGGCCGGCATGAACGGCCGGCAACTCGCCCGCCGCATCAAGGATCGCTTTCCGAAGATGCCGGTTGTACTGCTCACCGGCGACACCGATATCGGCGATCCGGACGACACGATCGATGCTATCGTGGGCAAGCCCTTTCAGCTCGACCAGCTCCAGCGGATCATAAACGAACTGGGATAACGGCGGCGTCGCAGACAGAATGGCAGTACCCTTCGGTTGGCCTGGTTTTTGGTCCACCGATCGCGTACGTTCATAGCTCCCACCCACGTACATTTTGTCAGACCCCCACCAGGCCACCACTGGCAACCATACCCGTGGTCGGGAGCACCAGAGGAGGATTATGTTTGATGCCATGCTGCAGCTGATGCTTGAAGACGATACCGAACAGACGATACCCCTCCCGACGGCGGACGAGGAGAAGGCGATGAACTCGTTCGAGTTGCCCGAGTCGCTTCCTATCCTTGCGCTCCGCAACACGGTGCTTTTTCCCGGCGTAGTGCTGCCAATCACGGTGGGTCGCGACGCGTCGCTGCGGCTGGTCAAGGATGCCTTTGGCGACGATGCACTTATCGGCGTGGTGGCGCAGAAACGTAGCGACGTGGAGGACCCGGAGCCAGACGACCTGTTTGCCTACGGCACGGCCGCGGCCATCCTCAAATTGATCAAGATGCCGGATGGTTCGAAGTCGATCGTCATCCAGGGGAAGCGGCGGTTTAAAACGAAGCAGTATCTGCAGACCGAACCGTATTTCCGCGCCGGCGTGGAGGCGGTTGAGGAAGACCATGACTCGGACGACATCGAGCTCGACGCGCGAATCCGGTCGCTGAAGGAGCTCGCCATCCAGATTGTAAACCTGTCTCCGAACCTTCCCAGCGAGGCGGCTCTAGCCATCCAGAACATCGATTCGCCAACGTTCCTCATCCACTTCATCGCATCCAACCTCCAGATCGACGTCAAGGAGAAGCAACAGCTCCTCGAGACCA
Above is a window of Rhodothermales bacterium DNA encoding:
- a CDS encoding pyridoxal-phosphate dependent enzyme, which translates into the protein MWHDNILGTVGNTPLVKLNRVAQGVPCTVLAKLEYFNPGASVKDRIGIAMVERAEQEGRLKPGGTIIEGTSGNTGAGLALVAIARGYRCIFTTTDKQSQEKIDVLQALDAEVIVCPTNVEPDDPRSYYSVARRLAKEIPN
- a CDS encoding response regulator translates to MSQSAESAFPLATELLVATFSRDAVVRSRNPAWLSLFGDASEAWGPLTSDDRALARGSLSEAAAGNLVTNQVFFVQMTSRDQPVPVLLHFIPVMAEGQPDAKVLAITVTGEVLAEPGTFILSQTRRHRMENIGRMTLGLVHEFNNVLTAIQGNFEVLEQSGQMPVDRPELYETLKTIQRAANDGAVITKSTNSYIRNETVTQTEHIDLRTLIQECVSMTRPYWHNEPRRHGITIDTRFDLDEVPMIEGSTVELREVFVNLIMNAVQAMPIGGLLEFHTRFDRKQGVIARVSDTGHGMTEQVKRRIFEPLFTTKGKQGTGIGLAISYSIIENHHATISVDTVLGEGTTFTIVFKPAKERAQRETAPAPAFTNKLFRILAVDDEPAVRNMLRNLMRLKGHAIEVAGSGDEALSFLDQHPVDVVITDHGMAGMNGRQLARRIKDRFPKMPVVLLTGDTDIGDPDDTIDAIVGKPFQLDQLQRIINELG